The sequence TCCGGGCCCCCACGGCCTCACCGCGGCGCGACGGGCGGAGTGACTCGCATCTCTTACCCGCCAAAGGATCGTGCTCGCCCGCTAACGTCAGCCTGGACCGACAACTCTCAAGTGCACAGGGCGTTAGGGGACAGCAGTGGCAAGGAAGCTCGCCGTCATCGGGGCCGGACTCATGGGGTCCGGCATCGCGCAGGTCTCCGCCCAGGCGGGGTGGGACGTCGTGCTGCGCGATGTGACGGACGAGGCGCTGGCCCGTGGCAGGGGCGGCATCGAGGCCTCGTACGAGAAGTTCGTCGCCAAGGGCAAGCTGGAGGCGGCCGCGGCCGAGCAGGCGCTGGCGCGGATCACCACCACGACCGACCTCGAAGCCGTCGCCGACGCCGATGTCGTGGTCGAGGCGGTCTTCGAGAAGATCGAGGTCAAGCGGGAGATCTTCCAGACGCTGGACAAGGTCGCCAAGGACGGCGCGGTGCTGGCCTCCAACACCTCCGCCATCCCGATCACCAAGATCGCCGCGGCCACCTCCCGCCCCGAGCGGGTCGTGGGCACCCACTTCTTCTCGCCGGTGCCGATGATGCAGCTGTGCGAGCTGGTGCGCGGCTACAAGACCAGCGACGAAACCCTCGCCGCCGCCCGGGAATTCGCCGAGTCGGTCGGCAAGACCTGCATCGTCGTCAACCGCGATGTGGCCGGCTTCGTCACCACCCGGCTGATCTCGGCGCTCGTCGTCGAGGCCGCCAAGCTCTACGAGTCCGGTGTGGCCACCGCCGAGGACATCGACATCGCCTGCAAGCTGGGCTTCGGCCACGCCATGGGGCCGCTGGCCACCGCCGACCTGACGGGCATCGACATCCTGATGCACGCCACCGACAACATCTACACCGAATCCCAGGACGAGAAGTTCGCACCGCCGGAGATCATGCGGCGGATGGTGGATGCAGGCGATATCGGCCGCAAGAGTGGGCAGGGGTTCTACGAGCACTGATCCCGCCGTTACCGCATCGGGCCGGCAGCCGGCAAGGCACCGGCCCGATGTGCTCACCCTTCGGGGTGAATTCGGTATCGGTTCGCTTACAGGCGGCAACTTCGCCGCATGAGAGGCAGTCAGTTCTGTAGACCTCAAGGGCACAGATCCATCCGAACGGGCCCATCAACCGGGGAGCGCATATGCACATCAGGGGCGATCACGTCGAGCTGGTCGTCGGGGGCCGCCTCGACGTCCGCAGCGCGGCGGACGCCCGTACGGCCCTGCACGCCGCCGTCGACTCCGGCCACGGCGATCTCGTCCTGGACCTGACCGAGCTGGACTCCTGGGACGCCACCGGCCTCGGCGTGATCATGGGTGCGCACCGCCGCGCGGGCCGGGTCAACCGCCGCCTGGTGCTGCGCGGCGTACCACCCCAGATGCAGCGGCTCCTGGTCGCCACGAGGCTGCACCGCATCCTCGCCATCGAGGGCGGGATCGAAGCCGAATCGCTTCCCCGGGTCTGAGACCCCGACCGTGCGGCCCGGCCACCTGACCCGGCCGCGGGACATACCGTGACTTCCGGGATCACCGGGGCATTCGGTACGTTCGACGCGTTCGGGGTGCTGCCGGGCCCCGGCGCTGCGCCGCACCGCATCCCCCGTCTAAGGTTCGGTTGCCCCGCCGTATGGCATCACCACGGCGGTGACCGGACCAGACCAGACGCCACGGCCAGGTGACCCCGGCCACGGCCGGGGGGTGCGAACGGCCGGAAGAGCAGTCGGGCACGCCACATCTGGGAGCTTGCAGCATGGACCCGAACACGGACCGGGGACCTGAGGAGTACGGCGAGCAGGTTCACCCTGCCCAGGCGCCGACGCCCCCGTTCGGCACCCCGCAGGAGGGCTCCGGCGGCCAGGCCCGCGTCGTACGACTGGTCTCCGGCGGCTACCTCGTCACCGTCAACCCCATCGACGGCAGCGAGATAGAGCCCTGCCCGCCCGGCGAACGCCCCGCCGTTCCCGGCAAACTCACCGCCCAGGAACGCACCGAGGCCGCCCGCGCCGCCGCGCCTCCGGTCCCGGCCGGCCCGCCCGGATCCGCGGGCCGCGAGACCGTCCTCGAGGAGCGCTCCGAGGAAACCGAGCGCCTGGTACGGCTGCTCTCGCGCGGCCGATCGGTCCGCGTCACCGGCCCCTCCGGCTCGGGCCGCACCCGCCTGCTGGACGCGGTCGCCGGCGCCTGCGCCGACCTCGCCCCGGACGGCGTCATCCGCCTCTCCGGCTACCACCGCACCCCCACCGACGTCCTCCACGCGCTGTTCGCCGCGGTCTACCGCGCCCCGCGGCACCGCCCCGACCGCCCCGAACTGCTGCGCCGCCTGGGCGCCATCGGCGCGATCGTCGTCCTGGACGACCTGGAATTCGGCGGCACCGGCCTCGACGAACTCCTCGACGCCACCCCCGAATGCGCCTTCCTGATCGCGGCCACCCCCGACGTCCCGGCCCCCAGCGCCGGCTGCCCCCTCGAAGAGGTCTTCCTCGGCGGGATCGGCCGCAGCGCCTGCGTACGGATGCTGGAGCGGGCCGTGGGCCGGTCGCTCACCGCCGACGAGGAGGCCTGGGCCGCCGACCTGTGGTTCGAGTCCGAGGGCCTGCCGCTGCGGTTCGTCCAGGCCGCGGAGCTGCTGCGGCGGCGCGACCGGACCGTGGCCGAGGCGGACGCCGCCGCCCCGGACGGCACCGAGGAGCCGGCCGCCGACGCCGCGGCACCGGACGAGACCGCCGCCACCCCGGGGGCGCACCCCGACGGACCGCTGCCCACCCTGGGCGAGGCCGCCTCCCCCGTACCGCTGCTCGCCGCCCGGCTCGGCCCCGCCGCCCAGGAGACGCTGCGCTTCGCGGTCGCGCTCGGCGGCGAACTGCCCCACCAGTCGCATCTGCCCGCCCTCACCGAGGACACCCACGCGGACGCCGTCCTCGGCGAACTGCTCGACGCGGGCCTGATCTCCCCGGCGGGCTCCCACTACCGGCTCGCCGCCACCGTCGTGGACCAACTGACCGCCGTCGGTTACGCCGAAGGCGCCGCCGCCCGTGCACACACCGCCGCCCAGCACTACGCCTGGTGGGCCGGACACCCCTCGGTCACCCCCGAACGGGCCGCCGCCGAGGCCGATGTGGTGCTGGCCGCGATGGGCGTCCTGACCGGCAGCCGGGAGGCCGGCCACGCCAGTGCGGCGGTGCTGCTCGCCCGTACGGCCGCGCCCGCGTTCGCCGCGGGACTGTACTGGAGCGCCTGGGAGCGCAGTCTGCGGCACGGCCAGGAGGCCGCGCGGCGGTCCGGTGAGGTCGCCGAGGAGGCGTACTTCCACCACGAGCTGGGTGTACTGGCGCTGTGCAGCGGCAGCCTGGACCGGGCGCGCGCCGAACTGGAGGCGTCCATCGGGCTGCGAGGGGTGCTCTCCGACCGCCGCGGCGCGGTCGCCGGGCGGCGGGCGCTGGCGCTGGTCAGCGACCGTTCGCGGGCCGCTTCGGCGGCCGCCGACACGACCGCTCTCAAGCCGGTCGGGCTGAAGGCGGGCACGGGCGCCAAGGCGGCCGCGGCGCCCAAGCCGCCGGCCGGGGCGTCGCCCGACGCCGTCTCGACCGCCAAGCTGCGCGCCGCGCGCCCCGAGCCCGCGGACGCCACCGTCGTCGCCCGGCGGGCGACGGCCTCCACGGGCGGCGCGGCCACCACGGTTCTCCCCGCCACCGGTACGGGTGCCAAGCGCACGGCCCGCCGTAATATCGTCGCCGCGGGCGCCGGTGCGGTGCTGGTCGCCGTCCTGGGCACCGTCATCACGCTCGGGATGACCTCCGGCGGCGACGACTCCAAGGGCGGTCACGTCACCTCGGAGCAGACCACCCCGGACGGCCAGAACCCGGAGCTGCCGACCGACGGGCCCACCTCGGGCTCCGGCCGTCCGTCCACCGGCCCCGGTACGTCCGCACCGGGCCACGCCCGCCACACGGGCCGCCCGTCCCCGTCGGCGAGCGACACCGGTACCGCGTCCCCCACGGACCCGGGCACCCAGCCGTCCGACCCGTCCTCCGGCCCGACGGACCCGACCACCGGGCCCACCGCGCCGACCGACCGGCCGACCGAGCCGACCCACAAGCCGACCTCGACGCCGACGCCCACGCCGACCCAGGACCCGACGCCGACCGAGGATCCGACCCCGACCCAGGGCCCCACGGGCAAGCCGAGCACCCAGAGCCCGTCCCAGTCCACCGCCGCGGGCGCCGGCCCCGACGACACGACCTCCGCGACCGCCTCGGGCACCCCCTCCGGCACGAGCCAGCCCCCGACCGGCACCACCAGCCCGTCGGAAGCGGAAAGCACGGCCTGACACCCGCCCACGGCCCCGCCCCGACAGCCGCCGGGGCGGGATCCCGAGGGAACTCCCGCCCCGCGCCGTTCCGA is a genomic window of Streptomyces gilvosporeus containing:
- a CDS encoding 3-hydroxyacyl-CoA dehydrogenase family protein; translated protein: MARKLAVIGAGLMGSGIAQVSAQAGWDVVLRDVTDEALARGRGGIEASYEKFVAKGKLEAAAAEQALARITTTTDLEAVADADVVVEAVFEKIEVKREIFQTLDKVAKDGAVLASNTSAIPITKIAAATSRPERVVGTHFFSPVPMMQLCELVRGYKTSDETLAAAREFAESVGKTCIVVNRDVAGFVTTRLISALVVEAAKLYESGVATAEDIDIACKLGFGHAMGPLATADLTGIDILMHATDNIYTESQDEKFAPPEIMRRMVDAGDIGRKSGQGFYEH
- a CDS encoding STAS domain-containing protein; the encoded protein is MHIRGDHVELVVGGRLDVRSAADARTALHAAVDSGHGDLVLDLTELDSWDATGLGVIMGAHRRAGRVNRRLVLRGVPPQMQRLLVATRLHRILAIEGGIEAESLPRV
- a CDS encoding ATP-binding protein, which codes for MDPNTDRGPEEYGEQVHPAQAPTPPFGTPQEGSGGQARVVRLVSGGYLVTVNPIDGSEIEPCPPGERPAVPGKLTAQERTEAARAAAPPVPAGPPGSAGRETVLEERSEETERLVRLLSRGRSVRVTGPSGSGRTRLLDAVAGACADLAPDGVIRLSGYHRTPTDVLHALFAAVYRAPRHRPDRPELLRRLGAIGAIVVLDDLEFGGTGLDELLDATPECAFLIAATPDVPAPSAGCPLEEVFLGGIGRSACVRMLERAVGRSLTADEEAWAADLWFESEGLPLRFVQAAELLRRRDRTVAEADAAAPDGTEEPAADAAAPDETAATPGAHPDGPLPTLGEAASPVPLLAARLGPAAQETLRFAVALGGELPHQSHLPALTEDTHADAVLGELLDAGLISPAGSHYRLAATVVDQLTAVGYAEGAAARAHTAAQHYAWWAGHPSVTPERAAAEADVVLAAMGVLTGSREAGHASAAVLLARTAAPAFAAGLYWSAWERSLRHGQEAARRSGEVAEEAYFHHELGVLALCSGSLDRARAELEASIGLRGVLSDRRGAVAGRRALALVSDRSRAASAAADTTALKPVGLKAGTGAKAAAAPKPPAGASPDAVSTAKLRAARPEPADATVVARRATASTGGAATTVLPATGTGAKRTARRNIVAAGAGAVLVAVLGTVITLGMTSGGDDSKGGHVTSEQTTPDGQNPELPTDGPTSGSGRPSTGPGTSAPGHARHTGRPSPSASDTGTASPTDPGTQPSDPSSGPTDPTTGPTAPTDRPTEPTHKPTSTPTPTPTQDPTPTEDPTPTQGPTGKPSTQSPSQSTAAGAGPDDTTSATASGTPSGTSQPPTGTTSPSEAESTA